The following proteins are encoded in a genomic region of Arcobacter suis CECT 7833:
- a CDS encoding lipoate--protein ligase family protein, with product MLHKKEFRLILTNNNSAKINMAIDKALTISYEKDDMPILRFYTWEDSFTIGLGQDFESYTNLKDIYKDNCSKRITGGGVLFHGHDISYSLVLSNTEFGNLSVKQSYEKICQFLLEFYKKVGLNPTFVKDSEYIKLKKNEFCQVGFEAYDIIVDGNKIGGNAQKRNKKLIFQHGSIPILKTKEDKRVGISLEDLDIHLSFEEAQNRLIDAFKECFDAKLILSQLSQIENENLKKILEGK from the coding sequence ATGCTTCATAAAAAAGAGTTTAGATTAATTTTAACAAATAATAATAGCGCGAAAATAAACATGGCTATAGATAAGGCATTAACTATTTCCTATGAAAAAGATGATATGCCAATTTTGAGATTTTATACTTGGGAAGATTCATTTACAATTGGGCTAGGTCAAGATTTTGAAAGTTATACAAATTTAAAAGATATATATAAAGATAATTGTTCAAAAAGAATAACTGGCGGTGGAGTTTTATTTCATGGCCATGATATATCTTATAGTTTAGTATTATCAAATACTGAATTTGGTAATTTAAGTGTTAAACAGTCATATGAGAAAATATGCCAATTTTTATTAGAATTTTATAAAAAAGTTGGATTAAACCCTACTTTTGTAAAAGATTCAGAATATATTAAATTGAAAAAAAATGAATTTTGTCAAGTTGGATTTGAAGCTTATGATATTATCGTTGATGGAAATAAAATAGGTGGAAATGCGCAAAAAAGAAATAAAAAATTAATATTTCAACACGGCTCAATTCCAATATTAAAAACAAAAGAAGATAAAAGAGTAGGAATATCACTTGAAGATTTAGATATACATCTAAGTTTTGAAGAAGCACAAAATAGACTCATTGATGCTTTCAAAGAGTGTTTTGATGCAAAATTAATATTATCTCAATTATCACAAATTGAAAATGAAAATTTAAAAAAAATATTAGAAGGTAAATAA
- the lipA gene encoding lipoyl synthase: MTSPQKIDFNKPIWLRKKLSNTAQKDMEQLLKDGGLHTICQEAKCPNISECFSKKNATFLILGDTCTRRCTYCNVKTGKPDGVNEDEINQVTIAVQKLGLKFVVITSPARDDLDDGGALQFYKVTKNILENTSDTQVELLIPDFKGNIESIQKVVDSGAVIIGHNIETVPRLYRVRRNATYERSLEVLKKIKELGGNAVKTKSALMVGLGETEDEMLQVFKDLIAVGCKFLSIGQYLAPSGDYEKVIEFVKPEQFDRYKTLALELGFEFVHSTPYARSSYLAHEYLSKNNDNNLIKG; encoded by the coding sequence ATGACCTCTCCACAAAAAATAGATTTTAACAAACCTATTTGGTTAAGAAAAAAACTATCAAATACTGCTCAAAAAGATATGGAGCAACTTCTTAAAGATGGTGGATTACACACTATTTGTCAAGAAGCAAAATGTCCTAATATTAGTGAATGTTTTTCTAAAAAAAATGCCACATTTTTAATATTAGGTGATACATGTACAAGAAGATGCACATATTGTAATGTAAAAACTGGAAAACCAGATGGCGTAAATGAAGATGAAATAAACCAAGTTACAATCGCTGTTCAAAAACTGGGTCTAAAATTTGTAGTAATCACAAGTCCAGCTAGGGATGATTTAGATGATGGCGGAGCTTTACAATTCTACAAAGTTACAAAAAATATTTTAGAAAATACAAGCGATACACAAGTCGAACTTTTAATCCCTGATTTCAAAGGAAATATTGAATCAATTCAAAAAGTTGTAGATTCAGGAGCTGTTATCATTGGACATAATATTGAAACAGTTCCTAGATTATATAGAGTAAGACGAAATGCAACCTATGAAAGATCATTAGAAGTTCTAAAAAAAATAAAAGAACTTGGTGGTAATGCTGTTAAAACTAAAAGTGCTTTAATGGTAGGATTAGGTGAAACCGAAGATGAAATGCTTCAAGTATTTAAAGATTTAATTGCCGTTGGGTGTAAATTTTTAAGTATAGGACAATATCTAGCACCATCAGGTGACTATGAAAAAGTAATTGAATTTGTAAAACCTGAACAATTTGATAGATATAAAACCTTAGCTTTAGAGTTGGGGTTTGAGTTTGTTCATAGTACTCCATATGCTAGAAGTTCTTATTTAGCACATGAGTATTTAAGTAAAAATAATGATAATAATTTAATAAAAGGATAA
- a CDS encoding malate dehydrogenase — MKNNKKVGIIGAGNVGATLAFSLANKNICAEIILKDLRMNVVEAMALDISQAAKASKSSTKVSFASNAQEFSNCDVIVITAGIPRKPGMSRDDLLLTNAKIMTSVINEIAPFNKDAIYIIVSNPLDAMVYTALKATSLPRNKIIGMAGVLDSSRMAHFIQEKLTFTPNEIKAAVMGGHGDEMVPLANYSSVDGKDLKEFLTVDEIEEIIVKTRNGGAQIVKLLETGSAYYAPAYSTALMVEAILTDSKETYPCAVMLKGEYGYENIVAGVPVTLGKDGFEKIVELELNEEQKAQFAKSISAIKELVNTIDKNF, encoded by the coding sequence TTGAAAAATAATAAAAAAGTTGGAATAATAGGTGCGGGAAATGTTGGAGCTACTTTAGCTTTTAGTTTAGCAAATAAAAATATTTGTGCTGAGATTATATTAAAAGATTTAAGAATGAATGTTGTTGAGGCTATGGCTTTAGATATTTCACAAGCTGCGAAAGCTTCTAAATCATCAACAAAAGTTAGTTTTGCGTCTAATGCACAAGAGTTTAGTAATTGTGATGTAATAGTAATAACTGCTGGAATTCCTAGAAAACCTGGTATGAGTAGAGATGATTTATTACTTACAAATGCAAAAATTATGACATCAGTAATAAATGAAATTGCTCCATTTAATAAAGATGCAATTTATATCATCGTTTCAAATCCATTAGATGCGATGGTTTATACAGCTTTAAAAGCAACATCTTTACCAAGAAATAAAATTATAGGAATGGCAGGAGTTCTTGATAGTTCAAGAATGGCTCACTTTATACAAGAGAAATTAACATTTACTCCAAATGAAATAAAAGCAGCTGTTATGGGTGGACATGGTGATGAAATGGTTCCATTAGCAAACTATTCTAGTGTTGATGGAAAAGATTTAAAAGAGTTTTTAACAGTAGATGAAATAGAAGAAATCATTGTAAAAACAAGAAATGGTGGAGCTCAAATCGTAAAATTACTTGAAACTGGTTCTGCATATTATGCACCTGCATACTCTACAGCTTTAATGGTTGAAGCTATTTTGACTGATTCAAAAGAGACTTATCCTTGTGCTGTTATGTTAAAAGGTGAATACGGATATGAAAATATCGTTGCAGGAGTTCCTGTTACTTTAGGAAAAGACGGTTTTGAAAAAATTGTTGAACTTGAATTAAATGAAGAACAAAAAGCTCAATTTGCAAAATCAATTTCTGCAATAAAAGAGTTAGTAAATACAATAGATAAAAACTTCTAA